The following nucleotide sequence is from Bacteroidia bacterium.
GGTTGGGTGGGGGGGGGGTCGCCGGGGGGGGGCCGCCCCGCCCACCCCCTACGCCCCCCCCCCCCCCCCCCCACGCCGACCTTGCCCATACAAGCGCAAGCGAAGTATGGGCAAGGGCACGCCCAAAAAAATTAAAACTTAATCTTCACAAGTAAGTTATTGAATATAGCGTATTTTGAGTAGTGTCCAACTGCTGTCTTTGGCTTTTTCCACATCTTGCCACCTTACAATACGCCATAAACCTTCACGATTGCGATGAAGAGTAAGATGAATTTGTCCCTTAAAAGAACGAATAAAAGTGGAATCACTGTGTTGAATATCCAAATGATAATCCGCATTGTATTTGACTGTGTCCGAACCTACAAATTGATGCTCAGCATTTTTGAACTGCAAACTATGAGGAGATAATGGTAAAGACTTAGCATTTAAGTTATCAAAATAGGTTTTTTCGTCGTTTTTTGTCCATTTTTGAAAGATAAGCGAAGCAGAATTATCTCGGACTTGCGTAGGGATAAACTCAAAAGTATCGGCTATACAACGTAAATAATTTTGAGTGTTGAGCTGCTGGACACTATTTTTAAAGTTAAGGATTAAAATGTTGTAATCCGTAGGAGCTAACCATTGCGAACTAGCAACACTTTGAAGCGGAGGCTCGGGAGTGCGAGTAGTAAAGCATCCTGATAAAATTGTTATCCACAAAATTAAAGCTAGATATTTAAAATCCTGAAAGTTCATCTTTTTTTCTTAAGTCCAATCCCCCTGGCTTTTCAATAGACCGCAATTTAATCATTTTTTTGATGAACTGAAAATTTTTATTGACTTCAAAAATGGCATATTTAGACTCATAGTTCATTTTTTCTATTTTTATACCATACTTGTGAGAGTGCGGCAAAACCACAGTGAATTTGCCTTTGTCATTAGAGTAAAGTATCTGGGTTTTATGACTTTGCAGATCTTCCACAACGATTTTGCTTATCAAAGGTTTATCAGTTAATTCATCTTTGATAGTACCTGTAATGACAGTAACATTTTGTGTTTTGAAGCTTTCAGGAAGTTCTATTTGATAGAGATTCATTTTGTTGTTCGGGCTATCTCTATTGGAAGATAGATACGCCTTTGTACCTGATGCATTAAGGACAAAATATTGGTCATCTTTTTCGCTATTTATAGGATAACCTACATTTTCGGGCTTACTCCAAGTGCCATCAGGTAGTAAAGTAGTTTTGAATATATCATAGCCCCCCATAGTGGAATGTCCATTACTACTAAAATAGAGAGTTTTGCCATCAATATGCAGATAAGGGGACATTTCACTCATTTCGGAATTGATAAGGCTGCCCATATTTTTAGCAGGTGTCCATTTACCTGATGCATCTTTTACGCTATACCATAGGTCAGAAGGTTTAGCATATCCTTCGGAACGAACAAAAATCAATAGATTACCATCAGGCGAAATAGTAGGCTGGCTTTCCCAAAGGTCTGTATTGATTACATCAGGCAATCGTTTCGGCTTTGACCATACTCCATTTTGTATAGTACTTTCTACAATATCCCCCCCTGTACCTTCAAACCAAGTATAGTAGTACATTGTGCTGCCATCAAGAGTTAAAGCGCAAGGTCCCTCCTGGTTAGTTGTATTGATATTAGAATGAATGCTCATGGGCTTTGACCATGTAAGCCCGTTGTTAGTAGAATAGCTCACGTAAATGTTACCATCCCATTGCTCTGAATGGCTATTGTATGTAGATTTTTCTCTTTTTCGGTAACTGGTAAAAAATAAAGTACTTTCGTCCACCGAAATGCATGGGGCTATGTCATCGGTATCGTCATTAAGTATTGTAATAGGCGTGATTTTAGCTGCAATAGGGTGGCTTTTGAGTTGATTTCGGATAGATATACTTTTGAGCTCCTGCTGATTTTTTTGTTTAATGTATGAAATAGTTTGTTCGTTTTCTTGGTTTTCTTTAGGCGTAAGGTTGAACTTTTTGAGTTGAGAAATAAGCGCTTCATACAGTTCGCAATATTCTAATGATTTTTTATAGTCCCCCATCTGGTGGTAGCAAAAAGCCAACATGCGAATAGAATGTCCTGTATTTATGTCAGGAAAGTGGTCTAGGGAATATTCGTACATTTTTATGGCTTTTTCATAAAGTTTTTCCATGTAATAGGAGTAGCCCAAGCAGGAATAAGCCATTTTGTCTTCGTTAGGGTGGTTTTTGATAGCCTGCTCAAAAAGTGGGATGGCTTCTGAATACCGCTTTTGATAGTATTTCTGGTAAGCTTGGTGATAAACTTTATTGGAAGATGACGGCTGTGCAAAGAGAATTCCTATTATGCTTGAACAGTGTAAAATAATAAAAGTAGCCCACTTGCCCACAGCGCAAATATAACAAAATAAACTCAATTTTTGTTTAGATAGAAAACATGATTGCCCCAAAAATAAAAATTTTACAATCTCACATTTTGTTTGTAAATTAGCTCAATAGAATCATAATCACGTATGAAAGCAAAAAACTTTATCAATCAACAAAATTTAGAGGAACCAGAGGAAAACGATTATCAAGACGATGATGAAGAATTTGAGGAAGATGAGGAAGAAGTAGATCCCATTTACGATGACTACGAAGAGGAGTTTTATGAAGAGGAA
It contains:
- a CDS encoding tetratricopeptide repeat protein, which codes for MGKWATFIILHCSSIIGILFAQPSSSNKVYHQAYQKYYQKRYSEAIPLFEQAIKNHPNEDKMAYSCLGYSYYMEKLYEKAIKMYEYSLDHFPDINTGHSIRMLAFCYHQMGDYKKSLEYCELYEALISQLKKFNLTPKENQENEQTISYIKQKNQQELKSISIRNQLKSHPIAAKITPITILNDDTDDIAPCISVDESTLFFTSYRKREKSTYNSHSEQWDGNIYVSYSTNNGLTWSKPMSIHSNINTTNQEGPCALTLDGSTMYYYTWFEGTGGDIVESTIQNGVWSKPKRLPDVINTDLWESQPTISPDGNLLIFVRSEGYAKPSDLWYSVKDASGKWTPAKNMGSLINSEMSEMSPYLHIDGKTLYFSSNGHSTMGGYDIFKTTLLPDGTWSKPENVGYPINSEKDDQYFVLNASGTKAYLSSNRDSPNNKMNLYQIELPESFKTQNVTVITGTIKDELTDKPLISKIVVEDLQSHKTQILYSNDKGKFTVVLPHSHKYGIKIEKMNYESKYAIFEVNKNFQFIKKMIKLRSIEKPGGLDLRKKDELSGF